TGTCTCACCCTCTCACTTCTGAAAACTACTGCTTGCCTCTATCCGAGGAGTTGCTGGTGTAGGTGCTGGCTTTGCCGAAGGACTCTTTGATTTCGTCGACGGCGGCGCGGCTGCTCAGGCGCTTGGGCTTGGTGTTGAGGAAGGTGCCGTCTTCGGCCAGCAGAATGTAGCTGGGCACATCCTGAATGGCGTAGGCGCGGGCCACGGCCGAGCGCAGGCCGCCGGTGGCCCGCACGTGCACGCCCGGCAGCTTCTTGCTCACCACCAACTGCTTCCAGGCACCTTCGTTTTCATCGAGGGCAATGTTGAGGAACACGATATTCTTGCCGTCGAAGCGCTTGGCCAGCTCGGCGGCGTAGGGCAGGTCGCGCAGGGCCAGGCCGCTGGTGGTGCGCCAGAAGTTCATGTACACCAGCTTGCCCGCAAACTGCCGTAGGCTCACCGTGTCGCCCTTCGACGATACCAGCTTGAAGTTGGGAGCCGGGGCCCCGATGGCAAACGCCTTGTGCACCTCAAAGTCGTGGCGCAGCAGGGGATAATAGGTGTGCTTGGTATCCAGGGCCCGGAAGTCTTCCAGCATGGCCGCCGACTGCTTCACGTGGCCGAAGCGGAACGACTCCTGCATCACCCGCCCCATGAGCACCATCCGGATGGGGCCCGCCAGCTGGCTTTTGGCCAGCTCGTAGCACACGCGGTAAAAGTCGGGGTCGGAGCGCTGCTTGCCCTGGGTGGTGGCCATGTAGTGCACGTAGTTCAGCAAAAACTCGTGGTACAGCTCACTGCGGATGGCCGCCTCGTTGTTGATCAGCGTTTTCTCCTTGAGAAAATCGTAGTAGGTGGGCGACATATTCAGGCGGGCCTCGGTGGCCACCACCTGCTCGCGCAGGTCCTGAAAGGTCAGCCGGTCGTTGGCGTAGCTGTAGTCAATCTGGGCCTTGGCGTAGGCTTTGAAAGCAGAAGACAACGTCGGGTTGTCCTCCATATACTCCTGCAAAAACTTCTGCTCCTCTTTGCGGCGGTAGTCCAGAAACGACAGGAAGCCCGGCTCGTAGAGCATGATGTTTTCGGGCAGCACCTGAAACCCGTCATTTTCGACAAACCGCTCTTCGGTTTCCGTAAGGTAGCTGTTGGCCTCGGCTCCTTTGCCTTTAAAGCGCACCGAGCTGGCCAGGTCCGAGCCTTTGAAGCGCACATCGAGCTGGTTGCCGGGCTCCACAAACAGCTCGGCCACGTCGTCGCCGTACACGAGGTCGGCGCGGGTGGGGCCGGGTACGGTCAGGGCCAGCCGGAACTCGCCTTTGTCGTTGAGGCGGGCGTAGGTAATCTGCTCTTTGGGGTCGAGTAAATTTTCGCGCACCGACACTGCCACTGTATCAGACGTGCGGCCGCTGACCTTGCCGGTCAGCACCACCGTGCCCTGGGCCGCGCCCAGCAAAGGAAAGGCCAGCAAGCCGGCCCACAGGAATGCAGCGAAGGTATGTCGATTAGCCATCAGGAAAGCCACGCAGAAGTATTGACGATGCCGACGTTGCCCGCTGAGTCAACAGACGAGGTTAGTCAGGTATTTCGCGGTAAAAGTCAATTACTGTATCGAAGATACGGCAGAAAGGTTAAGAAAGTCCAATCTGCCGGCTAACTTTTTTCGTAACCGCCGCCTAAGCCCAAAGTTTTGAACACCCGCCTACGGGCCTTTTCCAAGCAACATAGCGACTTTACGTGAAAAGCCACGCGCGGCACTCCTTCATACTGAACGAGTTAGCGAAGCTCGTCCGTAGCTCACCCAAACAAACCCGTCAGTACGTCGTCGAGGCGGCTGGCTGGGTGCACCCGGATGCCGTAGCGGGCCAGGTCGAGGCCGCGGGCATTGAATTGAGAAATGTACATCTCGGCAAAGCCCAATTTCTCGGCCTCCGACAGGCGCTGGTCGAGGCGGCTCACGGCCCGGATTTCCCCGCTCAGGCCCACTTCCGCCGCCAGGCACACCTCACCCCGGATGGGCACGTCGTTCAGGGAGCTAACCACGGCCGCGCACACGGCCAGGTCCAGAGCCGGATCTTCGAGGCGCAGGCCGCCGGCAATGTTCAGAAACACGTCGTGCTGGCTTAGGCGCAGGCCGCTGCGCTTCTCCAGCACGGCCAGCAGCATTTGCAGGCGCTTGGCGTCGAAGCCGGTGGAGCTGCGCTGGGGCGTGCCGTAGGTAGCGGGCGTCACGAGGGCCTGCACTTCCACCAGCAACGGGCGGTTGCCTTCCAGCGTGGCCCCGATAGCCATGCCGCTCAGGCTCTCGGTACGCTGGCTCAGCAGGATTTCCGACGGATTGCTGACCTGGCGCAGGCCCGCGCCCTGCATCTCGTAGATGCCCAGCTCGGAGGTGGAGCCGAACCGGTTTTTGATGGTGCGCAGGATGCGGTAGCTCAGGTGCCGGTCGCCCTCAAACTGGAGCACCGTATCCACCATGTGCTCCAGGATTTTGGGGCCGGCAATGGAGCCATCTTTGGTAATGTGGCCGATGATGAGCACCGGCACGCCGCTTTCCTTGGCAAACTTCAGCAGCTCAGTGGTGCACTCGCGCACCTGGCTCACCGAGCCCGCCCCCGACTCCACGTGGCCCGAGTGCAGGGTCTGGATGGAGTCGATGACCACCACATTGGGCTGGAGCTGGCCGATTTGCTTGAAGATATTCTGGGTGTTGGTTTCGGTGAGGATGTAGCAGCCGGGGTGCTGGGTGCCTTCGGTAAGGCGCTCGGCCCGCATCTTGATCTGCTGCTCGCTTTCCTCACCCGAAATGTAGAGCACCTTGAGCTGGCGCAGGGTCATGGCAATCTGGAGCATGAGGGTGCTCTTGCCAATGCCCGGCTCGCCCCCGATGAGCACCAAAGAGCCCGGTACCAGCCCGCCGCCCAGCACCCGGTCCAGCTCGGCGTCGCGGGTCAGAATGCGGGGCTCTTCCTCGTAGTGTATCTCGCTGACCGGGCGGGGCTTGGCTACCTTGGTGCTGGTGCCGCCGGCCACCGCCGTGGTGGCTGTTTTCCAGGAGGCAACCGCGGCCGGCTCTTCTTTCTGAAGTACTTCCTCGACATAGGTGTTCCACTCGCCACAGCTGGGGCAGCGGCCTATCCACTTGGCCGACTGCGCCCCGCAGTTCTGGCAGAAGTAAAGCGTTTTGAGTTTGGCCATTCGATAGAGATGAGCTAGAAAGAAGAAAAGGATTTTAGCGGCAGAAAAGTTTGGTAAGAATAGAGTTTTGGCGGGAAGGCAAAGGCCAAGCAACGCGGACTGACTCCCTGCTCAGGTTATAATTCGAGAACGACGCACCCCCAGCCCCTCCGGGAGAAGGGGCCAGGCGTCAGCTGTAAGCCATAAGATGCACGCTACAAGCGCTGTTCAAGTGAGCCCTTGGTTTAAGCAAGCTTGCCGCTTGCAGCCTGAAGCTTGTAGCTCATCAGAACGCACCCCCGTCCCACCTCGCTTGACGCGCGACATCCCGCGGGGGAGGGGACGGGGGTGGGGCTGCTGCCGTGTCTTACCGTGGCCGTTCTTCCTTCGATACCGGGTACTGCGGGTTCAGGTCGGCAAGCGTGTCGCGCAGGGTGCGGGCTACTACGTAGGCTTTGTACCAGTTCTGGTCGGCGGGCACCAGGTGCCAGGGGCAGGAGGGGGGGCTGCAATGCTTGAACACGTCTTCGTACACGGCGCGGTACTGGGGCCACTGCTTGGCCTTGTCTTCGTCGCCGGCCTCATATTTCCAGCGCTTTTCGGGGTCCGTGACGCGCTCTTGCAGCCGGGCCCGCTGCTCCTCTTCCGACACGTGCAGGTAGAACTTGAGCACCGTGGTGCCGGCCTGCTGCAACAGCTTTTCGAAGTTGTTGATGGCTTCAAACCGCCGCTGGGCTTCTTCCTTGTTCACCAGCCCCAGCACCCTGGTAATCAGCACGTCTTCGTAGTGTGAGCGGTTGAAGACGTGGATCATGCCTTTGGGCGGCACTTGCTGGTGCACCCGCCACAGAAAATCGTGGGCCAGCTCCAGCTCGGTAGGCTCCTTAAACGAGTACACCCGCACGCCTTGGGGGTTGAGGCCGCTGAATACCCGCCGGATCAGGCCGTCTTTGCCGCTGGCGTCCATGCCTTGCAGCACCACCAGCACACTGCGCCGGTTTTCGGCGTAGAGGCGTTTTTGCAGCTCCACTAGCTCCTGCTGAAGCTGCTGCATTTGCTGGAGCGTGTCGTCCTTGTGAACCCCATCCGGGGCCCGGCTGGGCAGCGTGGCGAGGTTGACGGCGGCGGGAGTTTTCATAGGTCAAGGAAAAAGGTGAAGCAACGCAGAGCTTGGTTAGGCCCGCTCCGGCAGCCGCACGTCGGGCGCATCTGGCGGGCTGGGCTACGTGGGCACTGCACAGGATGCAGGATGGTCTTTCTACTTCCTAAGCAGCCTAAAGTTGTAGAATAAACAGATGCGTCTATCTTTAGCCAAGATTTACCTAACCAATCAACCTATGCGCATTCTGCTGTTACCCTTTTTGCTAGCCGTAACCGCCGGCACGGCCACTGCCCAGACACAAGCAATAACCCCGTCGCCGGATTCGGCCACGGTGGTGTTCTACCGGCCTCCTATGTTTGCGCAGGCCGCCACTAATTTCACCGTACGGGCCAATGGCGCCGAGCTGTGCCGCCTCAGCAACAAGCGCTACTTCGTGGTACGCCTCAAGCCCGGCCCTACCACGTTCACGTCGGTAGCCGGCGGCCTGAACCTGCCCGACAAGGACAACCTCGACCTGAAGCTGGAGCCCAACAAGGTATACTACGTGCAGGGAGACGTAAAAAACCGCCTGATGACGACGGCAATGGTGTTTACGGAAGTCACTGAATCGACGGCGGCTAAGAAAATGACCGACCTGAAGCGGGACAACTGCGGAGCTGGCCAGCCGTAAACGCTTGGGTGCCGCCCGCACCTGCCGCCCCCGTCCGGTTACGCGCCAGTCGGGGGCGGTTGCGCGTTGTTGGCGTGCGTCCCCGTAATTAGAAGCTGCGCCCCCGGCTGCGGCGGCTTCGTCTGTTTTCGTCTGGTAAAGTACACGCCTGGGCTGTGCGTCTTAAGCTGTCGAAGGCTGCCCGTGGCCCTCGCGCCCGGCCTGCATCCGGGAAGATACTGCATGTGGTGGGCCGGCGTGTGCTTCACCCAAATACGTCTAATCATCCGTACTTCTGGCTTCTCTTCTGAAAGGTGCCAGCGTTGAGTGCCCGTACCATGCTCACTGCCCAAGACCTAACCAGCGTTGCCGCCTTCGCCGACCTGCCCCCGGAAACCCTGGAGTGGCTGGCCCAGCACGGGGAAGTGCGCGACTTCACCGCCGGCACCGAAATCTTCCGGCCCGGCGACCCGGCCCAGTACCTGACGGCCATGCTGCACGGCGGCATGCAGTTCTACGCCGTGCGCAACGGCCAGCGAGAGCCGGGCTTCCGGCAGGAGGCAGGCCAGGTCAGCGGGGTGCTGCCCTATTCCCGCCTGCGCGAAATCAAAGGCTACGGCGTGGCCATCGGCGACACCCGCCTCTACCTGCTGGACCGTGACAAGTTTCCGGAGCTGGAGCGCCAGAGCCCCGAGCTGGTGCAGCGCCTGGTGGGCCTGATGAGCGACCGGGCCCGGCTGGAGGCCCGTACCCAGGAACGCGACGAGAAGCTGCGGGCCCTGGGCAAGCTCTCGGCCGGCCTGGCTCACGAGCTGAACAACCCCGCCGCCGCCATTGTGCGCGGGGCCGAAACCCTGAACCACAGCCTGCTGCGCCTGCCCGAGCTGCTGCTGGAGCTGGTGGGCCACTGCCCCGACCCCGCTTCCATCGGCGCCCTGACCCAGCTGGCCGCTGCCCCCGTGCCCGAGCGGGCCACCCTCAGCCCCCTGGAGCGGGCCGACCAGGAAGACGCCCTGGCTGAGTGGCTGGAAGAGCAGCAGGTGCCCGACGGCTACCAGCTGGCCTCCGGCCTTCTCGACGCCGGCCTGAGCCCCGACAGTCTGGCCCCGGTGCTGACTGCCCTACCCGCCCACTCCCGGCCCGTGGCGCTGGCCTGGCTGGAAGGCCACCTCACCATCCGGCGCCTGGTGCACGACGTGCAGGAAGCCGGAGCCCGTATCAGCACGCTGGTTGGCAACGTGAAGACCTACAGCCACATGGACCGCGCCACCGACCTGGCCCCGCTCGACGTGCATCCCGGCCTCGACAGCACCCTCAACCTGCTGGGCTTTGCCCTGCGCGAAAAGCACATCCGGGTGGTGCGCGACTATGCGCCCGGCCTGCCGCAGGTGCTGG
This region of Hymenobacter sp. YIM 151500-1 genomic DNA includes:
- a CDS encoding PPK2 family polyphosphate kinase produces the protein MKTPAAVNLATLPSRAPDGVHKDDTLQQMQQLQQELVELQKRLYAENRRSVLVVLQGMDASGKDGLIRRVFSGLNPQGVRVYSFKEPTELELAHDFLWRVHQQVPPKGMIHVFNRSHYEDVLITRVLGLVNKEEAQRRFEAINNFEKLLQQAGTTVLKFYLHVSEEEQRARLQERVTDPEKRWKYEAGDEDKAKQWPQYRAVYEDVFKHCSPPSCPWHLVPADQNWYKAYVVARTLRDTLADLNPQYPVSKEERPR
- a CDS encoding DUF2846 domain-containing protein; this encodes MRILLLPFLLAVTAGTATAQTQAITPSPDSATVVFYRPPMFAQAATNFTVRANGAELCRLSNKRYFVVRLKPGPTTFTSVAGGLNLPDKDNLDLKLEPNKVYYVQGDVKNRLMTTAMVFTEVTESTAAKKMTDLKRDNCGAGQP
- a CDS encoding TlpA family protein disulfide reductase — translated: MANRHTFAAFLWAGLLAFPLLGAAQGTVVLTGKVSGRTSDTVAVSVRENLLDPKEQITYARLNDKGEFRLALTVPGPTRADLVYGDDVAELFVEPGNQLDVRFKGSDLASSVRFKGKGAEANSYLTETEERFVENDGFQVLPENIMLYEPGFLSFLDYRRKEEQKFLQEYMEDNPTLSSAFKAYAKAQIDYSYANDRLTFQDLREQVVATEARLNMSPTYYDFLKEKTLINNEAAIRSELYHEFLLNYVHYMATTQGKQRSDPDFYRVCYELAKSQLAGPIRMVLMGRVMQESFRFGHVKQSAAMLEDFRALDTKHTYYPLLRHDFEVHKAFAIGAPAPNFKLVSSKGDTVSLRQFAGKLVYMNFWRTTSGLALRDLPYAAELAKRFDGKNIVFLNIALDENEGAWKQLVVSKKLPGVHVRATGGLRSAVARAYAIQDVPSYILLAEDGTFLNTKPKRLSSRAAVDEIKESFGKASTYTSNSSDRGKQ
- the radA gene encoding DNA repair protein RadA, producing MAKLKTLYFCQNCGAQSAKWIGRCPSCGEWNTYVEEVLQKEEPAAVASWKTATTAVAGGTSTKVAKPRPVSEIHYEEEPRILTRDAELDRVLGGGLVPGSLVLIGGEPGIGKSTLMLQIAMTLRQLKVLYISGEESEQQIKMRAERLTEGTQHPGCYILTETNTQNIFKQIGQLQPNVVVIDSIQTLHSGHVESGAGSVSQVRECTTELLKFAKESGVPVLIIGHITKDGSIAGPKILEHMVDTVLQFEGDRHLSYRILRTIKNRFGSTSELGIYEMQGAGLRQVSNPSEILLSQRTESLSGMAIGATLEGNRPLLVEVQALVTPATYGTPQRSSTGFDAKRLQMLLAVLEKRSGLRLSQHDVFLNIAGGLRLEDPALDLAVCAAVVSSLNDVPIRGEVCLAAEVGLSGEIRAVSRLDQRLSEAEKLGFAEMYISQFNARGLDLARYGIRVHPASRLDDVLTGLFG
- a CDS encoding sensor histidine kinase; translation: MLTAQDLTSVAAFADLPPETLEWLAQHGEVRDFTAGTEIFRPGDPAQYLTAMLHGGMQFYAVRNGQREPGFRQEAGQVSGVLPYSRLREIKGYGVAIGDTRLYLLDRDKFPELERQSPELVQRLVGLMSDRARLEARTQERDEKLRALGKLSAGLAHELNNPAAAIVRGAETLNHSLLRLPELLLELVGHCPDPASIGALTQLAAAPVPERATLSPLERADQEDALAEWLEEQQVPDGYQLASGLLDAGLSPDSLAPVLTALPAHSRPVALAWLEGHLTIRRLVHDVQEAGARISTLVGNVKTYSHMDRATDLAPLDVHPGLDSTLNLLGFALREKHIRVVRDYAPGLPQVLGQAGSLNQVWTNLLDNAIDALPAEGGGEITVRTRQEGDFVRVFIIDNGPGIPPDVLPRILEPFFTTKPPGEGTGLGLDIALRLVEQHGGTLEVQSAPGHTEFCVWLPT